One region of Polynucleobacter sp. SHI8 genomic DNA includes:
- a CDS encoding DUF4286 family protein yields MSFGHTILFSEMSPPLSLENQFNTWYENEHIPLRMAVPGFISAQRYLAEDDQRNYLAVYEMTARENLQSPEYLVVKNQPSDLTKMMLSSVSGFTRYIGNTLGEQWQEGVGNPLSQAEYLYAVFFTVPQEDLAEFDAWYSKDHVPILLECSDWLGTRRFEIVDGDPQPFNRLAIHYLKTPLALESPARAKARTTPWRDQLTVKPWFKGHYLVFKNHRPRQFSKP; encoded by the coding sequence ATGAGTTTTGGTCACACAATACTTTTTTCAGAAATGTCCCCACCTTTATCATTAGAGAATCAGTTCAATACCTGGTATGAGAATGAACATATTCCATTACGGATGGCAGTTCCTGGATTTATATCTGCGCAACGCTATTTAGCTGAGGATGATCAGCGTAATTATTTAGCTGTCTATGAGATGACTGCTCGTGAAAACTTACAATCACCAGAATACTTGGTTGTTAAGAATCAACCCAGTGACTTAACTAAAATGATGCTCAGCTCTGTCAGTGGTTTTACCCGCTATATTGGCAATACGCTTGGTGAACAGTGGCAAGAAGGTGTAGGCAATCCTCTATCTCAGGCAGAGTATCTGTATGCTGTATTTTTTACAGTTCCACAAGAAGATCTCGCTGAATTTGATGCTTGGTATTCAAAGGATCATGTACCTATTCTTTTAGAGTGCTCTGATTGGCTTGGTACGCGTCGCTTCGAAATCGTTGATGGTGATCCTCAGCCTTTCAATCGCCTTGCTATTCATTATTTAAAAACACCTCTAGCTCTTGAATCCCCTGCTCGTGCTAAAGCGAGAACAACACCTTGGCGTGATCAGCTCACAGTAAAGCCATGGTTCAAAGGCCACTACTTAGTATTTAAAAATCATCGTCCACGTCAATTTTCAAAGCCTTAA